A stretch of Clostridia bacterium DNA encodes these proteins:
- the pstC gene encoding phosphate ABC transporter permease subunit PstC, giving the protein MDGKTNVRLLIQDNISHKKNHVDAFMPKFLLLMASMSVLTTVGIVLTLFFDAYKFFQKVPFSEVFSTSLAPLSANPSFGILPLINGTIFTSLIAMLVAVPVGLAAAIYLSQFASAGKRRVLKPILEILAGVPTIVYGFFAYSFVTPLLMHLIPSLGAKNVISPGIVMGIMIIPMVASLSEDAMNAVPNAMREGALGLGSTRFEVATKVVVPAAVSGIVSSFVLAISRAIGETMIVAIASGSNKNFSFDITQSMQTMTSYIVEFTSGDAGAGTTGYYSLYAVGLLLFIFTLLMNLVAQYISKKYREVY; this is encoded by the coding sequence ATGGACGGAAAAACCAATGTCCGGCTGCTGATTCAGGACAATATAAGTCATAAGAAAAACCATGTGGATGCCTTTATGCCCAAGTTTCTCTTGCTCATGGCATCCATGTCTGTACTGACTACAGTCGGTATTGTACTGACCCTATTTTTTGATGCATACAAATTTTTTCAAAAGGTTCCATTTTCAGAAGTTTTCAGTACAAGTCTTGCGCCTCTAAGTGCAAATCCTTCTTTTGGTATTCTTCCTCTCATCAATGGAACTATTTTTACTTCGCTTATTGCCATGTTGGTTGCCGTGCCGGTAGGACTCGCAGCGGCGATTTATTTGAGCCAATTTGCTTCTGCGGGGAAACGTAGAGTTCTAAAACCGATACTAGAAATCTTAGCGGGTGTGCCGACCATTGTATACGGATTCTTTGCCTATTCTTTCGTAACGCCACTTTTAATGCATCTGATTCCTTCCTTGGGGGCTAAAAATGTAATCAGTCCAGGAATTGTAATGGGTATTATGATTATCCCCATGGTTGCTTCCTTGTCGGAGGATGCCATGAATGCAGTACCAAATGCCATGCGGGAAGGTGCCTTGGGCCTAGGATCGACTCGCTTTGAGGTAGCAACCAAGGTAGTGGTACCGGCTGCAGTTTCCGGCATCGTATCTTCTTTCGTTTTAGCCATATCCAGGGCAATTGGAGAAACGATGATTGTTGCGATTGCTAGTGGAAGTAATAAGAATTTCAGTTTTGATATTACTCAGTCTATGCAGACCATGACCTCCTATATTGTTGAATTTACCAGTGGCGATGCCGGCGCGGGTACAACGGGTTATTACAGTCTGTATGCTGTGGGTCTACTTTTGTTTATTTTTACCTTGTTAATGAATTTGGTGGCTCAGTATATTTCTAAAAAATATAGAGAGGTGTATTGA
- a CDS encoding PstS family phosphate ABC transporter substrate-binding protein yields MLKKIIIVLVAMSLLFAYTGCSGNEDSEVASDALEGTVTIDGSGTVYPLMAYIAEEYMTQEEPGVSVQVGRAGSSAGFKKFIPGETDFSDASRKIKDKEVALLKEQGLEMDRDVIEIKLALDGLTMVINKENDWASEMSAEEIISMFISGSYKADDVVLWSDIRPDWPSEEIKFYGPNENHGTYEFFYEKILDEQPMVKTASLQQEYSTLVDLVANDQYAIAYFGYGYYESNQDKLQAVHVDFGAGPVAPTLETIGEDLEYAQFTRPVFTYLNVNYAKEKPQVLDFAKYIVSAEGAQKLAGETGFAPLPAETYAAYAAQLDAIN; encoded by the coding sequence ATGCTAAAGAAAATTATAATTGTACTAGTCGCCATGTCCCTGCTTTTTGCCTACACTGGATGTTCGGGAAATGAGGATTCAGAAGTAGCGTCTGATGCGCTAGAGGGTACTGTTACCATAGATGGTTCTGGAACGGTATATCCCTTGATGGCCTATATTGCAGAAGAATACATGACACAGGAAGAACCTGGAGTCAGCGTGCAGGTTGGCCGTGCAGGATCTAGTGCTGGCTTTAAAAAATTTATACCAGGTGAAACCGATTTTTCAGATGCTTCTAGAAAGATTAAAGATAAAGAAGTAGCCTTACTCAAGGAGCAAGGGTTAGAAATGGACCGCGATGTAATTGAAATAAAATTAGCGCTAGATGGCTTAACCATGGTAATTAACAAGGAAAATGACTGGGCTAGCGAAATGAGCGCAGAAGAAATCATCAGTATGTTTATTTCCGGTTCCTATAAAGCGGACGATGTGGTCCTTTGGTCTGACATTCGCCCAGACTGGCCTTCAGAAGAAATCAAGTTTTATGGACCAAATGAAAATCATGGTACCTATGAGTTTTTCTACGAAAAGATTCTGGATGAGCAGCCTATGGTCAAGACTGCAAGTCTACAGCAAGAATATTCGACCCTAGTTGATTTGGTAGCCAACGATCAATATGCAATTGCCTATTTTGGTTATGGCTACTATGAGAGCAATCAAGACAAACTGCAAGCTGTTCATGTAGACTTTGGTGCGGGACCGGTTGCACCGACACTTGAGACCATTGGTGAAGACTTAGAATATGCCCAATTCACAAGACCAGTATTCACGTATTTGAATGTGAACTATGCCAAAGAAAAGCCTCAGGTATTGGATTTTGCAAAGTACATAGTATCTGCGGAAGGTGCACAAAAATTGGCTGGAGAAACTGGCTTTGCGCCACTTCCTGCTGAAACCTATGCTGCCTATGCAGCTCAGCTGGATGCTATCAACTAG
- a CDS encoding pentapeptide repeat-containing protein, producing MKKAKKNVKIQVPRFPEEMFLVENTMRVIEDEQQINASIITDCSFDARSAESVCLKETIIRNTTFQDGTFRRADIEDVRFENCDMSNLDLSNATFNRVEFLDCKLLGSNLSEASLRHVSIGRCNAGYANFRFSHWNGVSIEESSLCFADFQLSSFTAVRLTNTDLRECQMSGLKLDGIDISSCNISGLGVRIEDLKGALVSPQQAILLSRLMGLIIKQ from the coding sequence ATGAAAAAGGCTAAGAAAAATGTAAAGATTCAAGTACCTCGTTTTCCCGAAGAGATGTTTTTAGTGGAAAACACCATGAGGGTCATTGAGGATGAACAGCAAATTAATGCGTCAATTATAACTGACTGTAGTTTTGATGCAAGAAGTGCTGAAAGTGTATGTTTGAAAGAAACAATCATCAGGAATACTACTTTTCAGGATGGAACGTTTAGAAGAGCGGACATTGAGGATGTGCGATTCGAAAATTGTGACATGTCAAATTTGGACTTAAGCAATGCGACATTCAACCGAGTTGAGTTTCTCGACTGCAAGTTGTTGGGGTCAAACCTTAGTGAAGCATCCTTGCGACACGTATCTATTGGCAGGTGCAATGCAGGGTATGCTAACTTCAGATTTTCACATTGGAATGGGGTAAGTATTGAAGAGTCATCCCTATGTTTTGCTGATTTTCAGTTGTCTAGTTTTACCGCTGTTCGGTTGACGAACACTGACTTGCGAGAATGTCAAATGTCAGGGCTAAAGCTTGATGGTATTGATATCAGCAGCTGCAATATTTCTGGCCTGGGTGTTCGTATTGAGGATTTGAAAGGGGCTCTTGTTTCTCCCCAGCAAGCAATCCTCTTATCTAGGTTGATGGGCCTAATTATTAAACAATGA
- a CDS encoding CYTH domain-containing protein: MDKEIELKLGIQDEQTMRALLSDDSILGNKARTIHLRATYYDTQDLLLANSRIGLRLRREDEDIVATLKYGGGVVDGLHTRIEINKKKDDFNLSLADFPKERGMLEEVLGSKELVPLIETDIFRHVRQIEYKDSVLECALDEGIVRANNRSVNIRELEVELIKGSIEALESFTKNELLDYHLVPEDLSKLARGIELVHMKS, from the coding sequence ATGGACAAGGAAATTGAGCTGAAACTTGGAATTCAAGACGAACAAACCATGCGCGCTTTATTGTCCGACGATTCAATTTTAGGAAATAAAGCCAGAACCATACATCTAAGAGCAACATATTATGATACCCAGGATTTGCTTCTTGCTAATAGTAGGATTGGATTGCGCCTAAGACGAGAAGACGAAGATATTGTAGCTACCTTGAAATATGGCGGCGGGGTTGTGGATGGTTTGCATACTCGAATTGAGATAAATAAGAAAAAGGATGATTTTAATTTGAGCCTAGCGGATTTTCCAAAGGAACGAGGTATGTTGGAAGAGGTGTTAGGAAGTAAGGAATTAGTGCCACTCATTGAAACGGATATTTTTCGCCATGTACGACAAATTGAGTACAAGGATTCTGTACTTGAATGTGCACTAGACGAAGGCATTGTTCGCGCAAACAACCGAAGTGTAAACATCCGGGAGTTAGAGGTTGAACTTATTAAAGGCTCAATTGAGGCATTAGAATCATTCACGAAAAATGAGCTCCTAGACTACCATTTAGTACCAGAAGATCTGAGTAAGTTGGCTCGTGGGATTGAACTTGTTCATATGAAAAGTTAA
- a CDS encoding chorismate mutase yields the protein MELDELRVKIDELDEQIRSLLMERMEISVRVGQYKKKNNIAIFHPEREKEVLEKNVSKMEKLEFRSAYRDILRKIMETSRRIQGNLVYEKHEKHAMVDLEAILDKKNPETEKRIVGFQGIPGSYSQEALDLMMPGADPRRNYPTFEKAVLALKEGEISDLILPIENSSTGGVKEVEHLIASNDLYISGELILPIKHALLGIPTADIHQIKRVFSHNQALSQCAKFIEDRGYLPEPYYNTAMSAKKVFETNDPRVGAIASLQAGKLYGLSVLAENIGDNGTNYTRFVRVRRTPLIDKECNKISVRLSMAHEIGSLYRIIGIITESDLNMTRIESRPIFGKPWEYYFFIDFEGNLLENRVRKAMYRMMESSSQFEFLGNYKKGSIDGQGN from the coding sequence ATGGAACTAGATGAACTGCGGGTGAAAATAGACGAACTAGATGAACAAATACGTTCTTTGCTTATGGAACGTATGGAAATCTCAGTACGAGTGGGTCAATATAAAAAGAAGAATAACATTGCCATTTTCCATCCAGAACGGGAGAAAGAAGTTTTAGAAAAAAATGTGTCCAAAATGGAAAAACTGGAGTTCCGTTCGGCCTACAGGGACATTCTTCGAAAGATTATGGAAACCAGTCGGCGGATCCAAGGAAACCTTGTTTACGAAAAACATGAAAAACATGCAATGGTGGATTTAGAGGCTATATTAGATAAAAAAAATCCAGAAACTGAAAAGCGCATTGTAGGCTTTCAAGGAATCCCTGGCTCATATAGCCAAGAGGCCTTGGATTTAATGATGCCTGGGGCAGACCCTCGCAGAAATTATCCAACTTTTGAAAAGGCGGTATTGGCCCTAAAAGAGGGTGAAATCAGCGACTTAATATTGCCCATTGAGAATTCTTCCACTGGCGGTGTTAAGGAAGTGGAGCATCTGATTGCTAGTAATGACCTCTACATTAGTGGAGAGCTTATTTTACCCATCAAGCACGCACTTTTGGGTATTCCAACGGCGGACATTCACCAAATTAAGAGAGTGTTTTCTCATAACCAGGCGCTTAGCCAGTGTGCCAAATTTATTGAAGACCGAGGATATTTGCCTGAACCGTACTACAATACAGCGATGAGTGCGAAAAAAGTGTTCGAAACGAATGACCCCAGAGTAGGAGCAATTGCCAGTTTGCAGGCGGGAAAACTCTATGGCCTATCTGTTTTGGCTGAAAATATTGGGGACAATGGGACCAATTACACGCGTTTCGTCAGGGTTCGACGTACACCTCTTATTGATAAGGAGTGTAATAAGATTAGTGTGCGCCTATCCATGGCGCATGAAATCGGCTCACTCTACCGGATTATCGGTATTATTACCGAAAGCGATCTTAATATGACTCGGATTGAATCAAGACCTATTTTTGGAAAGCCATGGGAATATTACTTTTTTATAGATTTTGAGGGTAATCTGTTGGAAAATCGGGTTCGCAAGGCGATGTATCGCATGATGGAATCTTCTTCCCAATTTGAGTTTTTGGGTAACTACAAGAAAGGATCTATAGATGGACAAGGAAATTGA
- the aroC gene encoding chorismate synthase — protein MSGIWGKRIELSLFGESHGPAIGITIHGLPSGIKLNLTEISNQMARRRPGQNAWSTPRKEMDSFEIISGFFEGCTTGTPLTAIIRNTDQKSRDYGRLMHVMRPSHGDYPGFVKYAGANDYRGGGHFSGRITAPLVFAGAVAAQILALKGIQAGAVVTSIGKKKAGRIDSMNFDIQDLSALRKEGHPVLQQPDWCKFEEEIRIARENQDSVGGTVQCVVMGVPAGVGEPFFHSLESHLASLLFSIPAVKGVEFGTGFDLASMRGSRANDTYYYKEGEVATRSNHNGGILGGISNGMTIDFTVAIKPTPSIGKEQKTVDIETEEDTTLSIKGRHDPCIVPRAVPVIEAAATLAVLDMMMWGQIWN, from the coding sequence ATGAGTGGAATATGGGGTAAACGCATAGAATTAAGTCTGTTTGGAGAATCGCATGGACCAGCCATAGGAATTACCATCCATGGACTGCCTAGTGGTATCAAACTGAATTTGACGGAAATTTCAAACCAGATGGCGAGGAGAAGACCAGGGCAGAATGCTTGGTCTACGCCTAGAAAAGAAATGGACAGTTTTGAAATTATTAGCGGATTCTTTGAAGGCTGTACTACAGGAACGCCTCTTACCGCTATTATTCGAAATACGGATCAAAAGAGTCGCGATTATGGGCGCCTTATGCATGTGATGCGTCCTTCACACGGTGATTATCCTGGATTTGTAAAATATGCTGGTGCCAACGATTACCGAGGAGGAGGCCATTTTAGTGGCCGAATTACGGCTCCACTAGTTTTTGCAGGCGCTGTGGCGGCTCAAATACTTGCTCTGAAGGGCATCCAAGCAGGTGCTGTTGTGACGAGTATAGGTAAAAAGAAAGCAGGTCGCATCGATTCTATGAATTTTGACATACAAGACTTGTCTGCTTTGAGAAAGGAAGGTCATCCTGTACTTCAACAACCGGACTGGTGCAAATTTGAAGAAGAAATAAGAATAGCCAGAGAAAACCAGGATTCGGTAGGTGGTACGGTTCAATGTGTGGTTATGGGAGTACCGGCTGGTGTAGGGGAACCATTTTTTCATTCGCTCGAATCGCATTTGGCTAGTTTACTTTTTTCCATACCGGCGGTTAAGGGTGTGGAATTTGGTACGGGATTCGATTTAGCCAGCATGCGTGGTTCAAGAGCCAACGATACATACTATTATAAGGAGGGTGAGGTAGCTACTAGAAGTAACCATAATGGTGGTATCTTAGGCGGTATCAGTAATGGTATGACGATCGATTTTACGGTGGCCATAAAGCCGACTCCGTCCATAGGAAAAGAACAAAAAACGGTAGATATTGAGACCGAGGAGGATACAACCTTGAGCATCAAGGGGAGACATGATCCTTGTATTGTGCCACGAGCAGTGCCGGTAATTGAAGCAGCGGCCACCCTAGCTGTGTTGGACATGATGATGTGGGGGCAAATATGGAACTAG
- the aroA gene encoding 3-phosphoshikimate 1-carboxyvinyltransferase gives MSKAKSVTLESSTIKGTVDIPPSKSLSHRALVAASLAQGTSRISNLILSEDILATIDAMRKIGAEIRLEEEGNRFVAWVKGASSNLSLGRKDNVTFDCRESGSTIRFIIPLSLHFAKEAKFTGKGKLVERPQSVYTELFDEKNIEYSYSNKRLPLTVRGKWQPGTYTLRGNVSSQFITGLLFTLPLLAEDSVLELSTELESKGYVDLTLEMLSYYGIQIENRGSFFIIPGNQTYQARNYVVEGDYSQSIFFLLAGILGGELNIEGLAEKSSQGDAVVMRLMREMEADVRIQADKSIQVKKSRPKGIAIDCNEFPDLVPALAVLLAFALGKSHLTNLGRLKIKESDRLEAVYQNLKALGADVERGEDDLTIIGKEHLSGGLVSGWNDHRMVMSMAMAVLGCEKRLTVTDPDSVSKSYPEFWQDYQMLGGKIYEWNMG, from the coding sequence GTGAGTAAAGCGAAATCGGTAACACTAGAATCGTCAACAATAAAGGGAACTGTAGACATTCCGCCATCCAAGAGTCTTTCCCATCGTGCCTTGGTGGCTGCTAGTTTAGCACAAGGTACTAGCCGGATATCGAACTTGATTTTAAGTGAGGATATTTTGGCAACGATTGATGCAATGCGTAAGATCGGTGCGGAGATACGGCTTGAAGAAGAAGGCAATCGCTTTGTTGCTTGGGTTAAGGGAGCGTCTTCAAACCTAAGTCTTGGTCGCAAAGATAATGTGACTTTCGATTGCAGGGAAAGCGGTTCAACGATTCGATTTATCATTCCCTTGTCTCTTCATTTTGCCAAAGAAGCCAAGTTTACTGGAAAGGGGAAATTGGTAGAGCGCCCCCAGTCCGTATATACTGAATTGTTTGATGAAAAGAATATAGAATATTCTTATTCAAATAAGCGACTTCCCCTAACTGTGCGGGGAAAATGGCAACCTGGAACGTATACGCTGAGGGGGAATGTAAGCTCGCAGTTCATAACGGGTCTACTATTCACACTTCCCTTACTAGCTGAAGATAGCGTGTTGGAATTGAGTACAGAACTAGAGTCCAAAGGGTATGTCGACTTAACCTTAGAGATGCTTTCCTATTATGGCATTCAAATCGAAAACAGAGGTTCATTTTTCATAATACCAGGGAACCAAACCTATCAGGCTAGAAACTATGTTGTGGAGGGAGACTACTCACAAAGTATCTTTTTCTTACTAGCAGGTATTCTTGGTGGTGAATTAAACATCGAAGGCTTGGCTGAAAAGTCTAGCCAAGGGGACGCAGTGGTGATGCGACTCATGCGTGAAATGGAAGCGGACGTGCGTATTCAAGCGGACAAGAGTATTCAAGTGAAAAAAAGTCGTCCCAAGGGCATTGCGATAGATTGCAATGAATTTCCCGACCTAGTACCTGCACTAGCGGTGCTACTGGCTTTTGCATTGGGAAAAAGTCACCTTACCAACTTAGGAAGACTAAAAATTAAAGAGTCCGACCGTTTGGAAGCGGTGTACCAAAATCTTAAGGCGCTAGGAGCAGATGTTGAACGGGGAGAAGATGATTTGACCATTATTGGAAAAGAACATCTGAGTGGTGGCCTAGTATCTGGTTGGAATGATCACCGCATGGTAATGAGCATGGCGATGGCGGTATTGGGTTGTGAAAAGAGATTGACGGTGACAGATCCAGACAGTGTAAGCAAATCTTATCCGGAGTTTTGGCAGGATTACCAGATGCTGGGAGGAAAAATATATGAGTGGAATATGGGGTAA
- the aroB gene encoding 3-dehydroquinate synthase has protein sequence MKIELQLSQKTVAIQIKTGLFQELSCWIPKVYEGRRIFVLTDENLDRLYGEELMEQLHQGEFRAVKMVVPAGEASKSLAMAESIYSCLLEEGFTRNDLILILGGGVVGDLGGFVAATYLRGVRYVQIPTSLLAQVDSSIGGKVAVNLKEGKNLCGSFYHPEAVWIDPALLKTLPAQEFRSGMGEVIKYGCIGDEKLFSLVEEYVSDNSMDFSKLKEIIGRCVVQKVDVVASDEKEGGKRKILNFGHTLGHAIEKNLGYGNISHGEAVAMGMAHITRRAQNMGQTCQGTVERLDSLLQKTGLRSEIPKQLAANDLLAAIFYDKKMSGDKISIILLKKIGHAFIKEISRDDIIKYIERGSHGE, from the coding sequence ATGAAAATCGAGTTGCAGTTATCCCAAAAGACAGTTGCTATTCAAATTAAGACGGGACTTTTCCAAGAGCTATCGTGCTGGATACCCAAAGTATATGAGGGGCGCAGGATTTTTGTCTTGACGGACGAGAATTTGGACCGTTTATATGGTGAGGAGTTGATGGAACAACTCCATCAAGGTGAATTTCGAGCCGTGAAAATGGTTGTACCTGCTGGAGAAGCAAGCAAGAGCTTAGCTATGGCAGAAAGTATCTATTCCTGTTTACTCGAAGAAGGATTTACCCGCAATGATTTAATCCTCATACTCGGAGGTGGCGTGGTTGGCGACTTAGGTGGATTTGTGGCGGCAACTTATCTAAGAGGAGTACGCTACGTTCAGATTCCCACCAGCTTGTTGGCTCAGGTGGACTCCAGCATTGGAGGCAAAGTGGCAGTCAATCTCAAAGAAGGTAAGAATCTGTGTGGCAGTTTCTACCATCCTGAGGCCGTTTGGATAGACCCTGCCTTATTGAAGACACTGCCTGCCCAGGAATTCCGTAGTGGGATGGGCGAAGTGATTAAATATGGATGCATAGGGGATGAAAAACTCTTTAGTTTAGTTGAGGAGTATGTAAGCGATAACAGTATGGATTTTTCAAAATTAAAAGAAATCATTGGCCGCTGTGTGGTTCAAAAGGTAGATGTCGTAGCTTCGGATGAAAAAGAAGGTGGGAAAAGAAAGATACTCAACTTTGGGCATACTCTAGGACACGCCATCGAGAAAAATTTGGGTTATGGCAATATTTCACATGGAGAAGCAGTGGCCATGGGTATGGCGCATATTACTAGAAGGGCACAGAATATGGGACAAACTTGCCAAGGTACTGTGGAGCGCTTGGATAGTCTATTGCAAAAGACGGGCCTTCGTAGCGAGATACCAAAGCAGCTTGCTGCAAATGACCTGTTAGCGGCGATATTTTATGATAAAAAGATGAGTGGGGACAAGATCTCCATTATTCTATTAAAGAAAATCGGGCATGCCTTTATCAAGGAAATTTCTAGAGATGATATCATTAAATACATCGAGAGAGGTTCCCATGGTGAGTAA
- a CDS encoding prephenate dehydrogenase produces MNVSECKVTIVGLGLIGGSIALGLVGKVAEVRGVDISEEILDSARKRQMADVLSISPEETIPYSDVVIVALYPKMTEQFIIKHRDLFTPGTIVIDVSSIKSHIVSKLQNIMPEGVEFLGTHPMAGREGRGIDKAREEMFLGSYYLLTPTEKNSERAVKLLGSLMELLGVRKIVSLSPTEHDALVSYTSQMPHVLASLLMNGFTESSKFLIGGSFKDATRVATINEDLWTELFIENKEHLLEEMDQFEKRWFVLKEAISEGNEKQIYRILKQAKELKEKI; encoded by the coding sequence ATGAATGTTTCGGAATGCAAGGTTACCATAGTGGGCCTTGGCCTCATCGGGGGCTCCATTGCGTTGGGGCTGGTGGGAAAAGTTGCAGAGGTCAGAGGAGTAGATATATCTGAAGAAATCCTAGATAGTGCTAGGAAACGTCAGATGGCAGATGTTTTGTCCATCTCACCTGAAGAGACCATACCTTATTCCGATGTAGTTATAGTTGCTTTGTATCCTAAGATGACAGAACAATTTATCATAAAGCACCGAGATTTGTTTACACCAGGAACCATTGTAATTGATGTGTCTAGTATTAAATCTCATATTGTAAGCAAACTACAAAATATCATGCCAGAGGGTGTGGAGTTCTTAGGGACCCATCCCATGGCCGGACGAGAGGGACGGGGTATTGATAAAGCTCGTGAGGAAATGTTCCTTGGTTCATATTATCTTTTAACACCTACAGAGAAGAACAGCGAGCGGGCAGTAAAGTTACTGGGTTCTTTGATGGAATTATTGGGAGTCCGAAAGATTGTAAGTTTATCACCAACGGAACATGACGCTCTTGTTAGTTATACGTCTCAAATGCCTCATGTGCTGGCATCACTGCTGATGAATGGATTCACAGAATCGAGTAAATTTTTGATTGGTGGCAGTTTTAAAGATGCTACTAGAGTGGCTACCATCAATGAAGACTTGTGGACAGAATTATTTATTGAGAACAAAGAACATCTATTAGAGGAAATGGACCAATTTGAGAAGCGCTGGTTTGTCTTAAAAGAGGCCATTTCTGAAGGAAATGAAAAGCAAATTTATCGTATTTTAAAGCAGGCCAAAGAATTGAAAGAAAAGATTTAG
- the aroF gene encoding 3-deoxy-7-phosphoheptulonate synthase, with amino-acid sequence MVIVMKPGTSPEDVNRLRDEIELLGCKGSITQGENYAIIGVVGDTTNINVSQLEARSDVAKIMHVAEPYKKANRLFHPKDSVYKIGESSVGGKELAIIAGPCAVESEEQLLTIAKDVKKMGATFLRGGAFKPRTSPYSFQGLGQEGIEILKEARRLTGLPIVTEMMSPAQVGAFGEEVDVIQIGARNMQNFDLLKAVGQLRVPVLLKRGMAATLTEFLMAAEYIMAGGNEQVILCERGIRTFETYTRNTLDISAVPILKKKSHLPVIVDPSHAAGIRWLVEPLAMAAIAAGADGLSIEVHNNPEKAFSDGQQSLLPEDFKKLIDRIGPIRKVIQGE; translated from the coding sequence ATGGTTATCGTAATGAAACCGGGCACGTCGCCTGAAGATGTCAATAGACTTAGAGACGAGATAGAGTTATTGGGGTGCAAAGGAAGCATTACCCAAGGAGAAAATTATGCTATTATTGGAGTGGTAGGAGATACGACAAACATCAATGTAAGCCAACTAGAGGCAAGATCTGATGTTGCTAAGATTATGCATGTTGCTGAACCGTACAAAAAGGCCAATCGGCTGTTCCATCCCAAAGACTCTGTTTATAAAATAGGTGAGTCAAGTGTTGGTGGCAAAGAATTGGCCATCATTGCTGGTCCTTGTGCTGTAGAAAGTGAAGAGCAGCTACTTACCATTGCAAAAGATGTAAAGAAGATGGGCGCAACCTTTCTTCGAGGAGGTGCTTTTAAACCTAGAACTTCACCATATAGTTTCCAAGGACTAGGTCAAGAAGGTATCGAAATACTCAAAGAAGCCAGACGTTTAACAGGTTTGCCAATTGTTACAGAAATGATGTCTCCAGCTCAAGTTGGTGCTTTCGGTGAAGAAGTAGATGTGATCCAAATTGGGGCACGCAATATGCAGAACTTTGATCTATTGAAAGCCGTAGGTCAGTTACGAGTTCCGGTACTTCTTAAAAGAGGTATGGCTGCTACCCTGACCGAGTTTCTGATGGCTGCAGAATACATCATGGCAGGTGGAAATGAGCAAGTTATTCTTTGTGAACGTGGTATTCGTACATTTGAGACCTATACTCGTAACACGTTGGATATCAGTGCTGTACCAATACTGAAGAAGAAGAGTCACTTACCCGTTATTGTAGACCCAAGTCATGCAGCAGGAATCCGTTGGTTGGTAGAACCACTCGCTATGGCTGCTATTGCAGCAGGAGCGGATGGACTGTCTATTGAAGTTCACAATAATCCAGAAAAAGCATTCAGTGACGGTCAACAGAGTTTGTTGCCGGAAGATTTCAAAAAGCTGATCGATAGAATTGGCCCCATAAGAAAAGTTATCCAAGGAGAGTAG